Genomic window (Cucumis sativus cultivar 9930 chromosome 2, Cucumber_9930_V3, whole genome shotgun sequence):
CCTAGTCCCCTACTTGAACGTGGTGATATAGATCCCGACAACAAAGATTCAATCATccaataagaaaagaaatcaagCAAGACAGAGTATAAATCTGAACTATAGACTAACGGATCAAAATTCCCATCAgcttaaatagttaaaaatagaGTACCTGACGCCCGCATCGCCGACGATACCGATAGCCATGCCAGCAGAGAGACCGGCGAGGCCGCAAGCAAGACCAGAGGAAAGATGAGCGTAACCATCGAAAAGATAATAAGATTTAGCCTTAGGGTTAATCCCCGTACTAATAATCACAGCAATAATCAAACCATAAATACCCAAAACTCCAGCCATAACCACCGGAACAATAGACTTCATTACCAATTCTGGCCTCATCACTCCCATTGACGCCACACCAACACCGCTCTTTGCGGTACCGTAAGCAGCTCCCATACCTAATTAACAAGAACAAAAGCGAATCCAATGAAGATCCATAAATAAATGAGATGTAATCAATTGGATAGAATGGAAATGTTCTTACATGAGAAAACAAGGGCCGCAGCAGCGCCGAGAAAGCCAAAGAAGGGTGCCGTTTCATCACCGCTGAACGAGGACGACATTTTTTCCGAtggagagagaagaagaagaagaagatttccGATCAGATCTgaagctttttattttttactttttctgtTCTCTCAGATTTTGCGTTTTCGTTCAGATACtcaacttttatgtttttcgCTCTTTCGAGACTTTTgattctattaaaaaaaaatctctcccACGTTATCTGGAATAATCcaatacaaaaactaaaaagaaaaacctttatacctatttttttatatatatatataatatgattttcattttagaaatttgataaaaCTATTTTCGGGCCAAAACTCTGCCGTGTGAAAAGGTTGGTAGttcaaatttattcatttctatttattaatatattattactttaaaactaattattagTGCAGATAAACAAATTATgagaatgataaaattaataagaaaattaaacctCTACAATTGGACGATCGTTACAATTACATACTCAACCTTttaacaataacaattaagtttgtaatcttaaatttataataattgtaaaaaatgaacctgaaaatgataaaaattgaattcccAAATTTATATAACCAATGCAatttatataagtttgaaaattcGGATATGTTCGAAGACTCTAAGGTTTCTAATTGCAACTAACATGGTactttaaaagtgatttttgtaatttatccacctaatttatatatagtaacatttttattttatgcaaatatttttgtctctctttgttctttctatttatttttttctctagaCATAGGAAAGtgataaaattgtaaaaaattgttggtaaaatttctatttatttctttctatttatcatgatctttttcttttcataaaaaattgttggtaaaattttgcaaacatgaacattttcaatgacaatgaaaatgatgtatggtatttctttttaataaatttgaatccATTGGTTTAATTGTAATCCACTGCAAACAATCACGTTTGTGTTTGGAGTAAACCATTGGTCAATTGATGCATCGTTGTCTCTAGGCTAAGTGTTGAAGATATTACAACAAGTAAATCAGAGTAATCTTTGTGGACATTGCATGCATGGTACCAAATGTTCGTCTCACAACGAATATATGCCTCTTCTCTCTGTCCTAAAAGGGCTATCTAAGACGACAGTGAGCCAAAGAGCCAAAGCAAGGCTAGAAATAAGCAAGAGATGATGATATACTTGGACTTGATCAAACTCCAAAGAGGGGAAAGTAaggtaatttaaaatgaacgAGGTCATTGACGAACAATGTAATAATATAAACTATACAttggaagaaagagaaaaaggaaaaagtaaagagaagaaaaagaaaaagaaagagaagaataagGAGATGCCAAAGAGATAAGGATAAGTATAAAGATGCAGCATAAAGGGAGAAGGCAGCTATCTATTGGCTTAGCAACATGACCTAACCAAGGGGCACCCTACAGAATATTCAACCATTACAATGGAGAAGAAGCCATGCCAATGCCAAAACAACTTTTCCCTGGGAGGGGAATCTCTCCCATCTCTCATATTCCTCTCATCAACTTGGATCCccccaaacaaaaaaataaatgaagccTTTAAAAGAACTTCCATCATAATATTATAACACACGATCTTTCTAACTGAACTATCAAGACATTATATCAATAGCAACTAGCAAGAACATAGAAACCATCCTGAATTGGcctaataataaaataagatacatgatcaaaataactaattaagaGATCAAGGATTCAATACATGGCAGCCACCTACCtaaaattatcttttgaaTGTTTTCGTTGTACTCAAATGTTTAGAGTCAAGGGTTATCTCGTGAGATTAGTCGTAGCCCAGCCCAAACACTCACAGAattcagaagaaaaaaaggaatcaCCCAAAATATTGATTGTAAAAGctaaagataacaaaaatatcaagcAATCAACAAAGTAATGAAGGTATTTTTCTCAACACTCAAACTTAGAGGGAATCATCATTAAAATTGGAGTAATGTAACagagtttaatattttattgagaaGAATAATTAATTCCAAATCCATATATAACAACTACAGAATTCGTGTGGTATTAGCAATCACACCTCACAAGAACATTTGAGAGTCGGCTTAAACCATAATAATAACCCATTTACTCAAAGAGTACAAAAACCAATTCTtgaccaaaaaacaaaagaagagacATACTACACAACCTCGAGTCCACATACAGCATCCACTTAATCGGCTCTTGACTGACCAGCTCGGGAAGAGAGAATAATGCCCACAATAAGTCCATAGAGTGCCAGAGCTTCggcaaaaattaaaataagaatcaTCCCAACGAAAAGCTTAGGCTGCTGGGCATTGGCTCTGTAAAAGACAAATATAAGGAATAAGCACACCTTTGACATCAAGAAGGtttgagaaaacaaaactaagatAAATGCCAGCAAGCTTTACATCATAAGAGTTACAATTCTTATAGTTAATTTAATGATATGGTCCGAATTTTGGAGTTTCatacaatttcattttgatcaaatttttatattacaatagaaaaaaaagaaaatcagatACCTATTCCCACAACCAAtacaaaatctttaaaatgtGGTTAAAATTATAGGCCTAAcaagaccaaaaaaaaaaggattttaGGCAGAACCCAAATTGACAAGACTAAAAATAGAGTACTTGTAAGTAAAAAGACGATTCAGgaattaaaatagaatttaaacaaagggaaaaaagatcctggaacaatttttttataatgaaaaaatcgCAAAAACCAACAAAGGCAGGAACTCAATAAAATGAACTATAGCTATTTACAAAACCCCGGCATGAATCTACCAAAATTGAATCCAACGTAGCAATTTAATCCACCAGAACATTAAGGAATAACACTAGACAACAAAAAAGTATACATACACCACACACACGAAGGCTCTTAGCTGAATCTAAGAAAAACGCAGAAAACGGCAGATAGAACAATCaattaacaaaagaaggaaatctACCGATCATGAGTATACAATCACGAACAGacgacaaaagaaaagttccCAAAACGTTAATAAATGGTACCTAACACCAGCATCACCGACGATCCCGATAGCCATGCCAGCGGACAGACCAGCAAGACCACAAGCAAGCCCAGAGGAGAGATGTGCGTAGCCATCGAAGAGGTAATAAGATTTGGCCTTAGGGTTAATCCCTGTACTAATAATCACAGCAATAATAAGACCATAAATACCCAAAACTCCAGCCATAACCACTGGAACAATTGACTTCATCACCAGTTCAGGCCTCATTACTCCCATAGACGCAACTCCCACCCCGCTCTTCGCCGTTCCATAAGCAGCTCCCATAcctaatcaaataaaaaaggaaagaaaacccCATCACATAAACAATCAAAGATCGAAACCTAGAAAACACGTCATACCAAACAAGAACAATCAAATTAACCACGCATTGgatgaaaagataaattacATGAGAAGACGAGAGCTGCAGCGGCGCCGAGGAAGCCGAAGAAGGGTGCTGTTTCATCGCCGCTGAAGGCTGACGACATCTTTTCTGGGTTCAAcggtgaagatgaagaagaaggtcTCCGATTAGATCAGATCTCGAACCGCTCTCAATCTCTCTCTTCCTCCACTCCTTTCTCGCCTCGCCACGACTGACTGAAATACTCACGCTATCACgaataattatttactttagaATAATACGATTGGGTCCTACAGTTGGGCTTGCCCTGGCCCACGAAGGCCCAATCATGAATAAAAGTGGGCCATGGTTAGAATAACATGCATAACTGGCCCAATTGAAGGCCACGTCTCATCAGAAGTCCGTAAAAATGTGCCTGCACGTATTACAATTCAATCATActgtcaaataaaaagtatattaaattaagaagACAAATATGAAGAATTTGGGAAAATCGACAAAATTCTGGTTTTCATGTCTAAAACAACACATTTCTCAAAGCACGGTAAGAATATTTATCTCGATTGATCATTGATTTTAGGTAAGATCGACCATTGAGAttctctaaaaaattaaaattttccaaaaattttaGGGTTGCATAGACGGAAAttctatcattttcaaatttcttcaatcttattgattgtgttatatttttaaaaaaaaatattctaatcTTTGCTCCAAATCTCTaatattaagattttgaataatttttttgaaatgataaacttaagttaaataaaattcagagataaacttaaattaaataaaattcagaaagtttta
Coding sequences:
- the LOC101209326 gene encoding V-type proton ATPase 16 kDa proteolipid subunit translates to MSSSFSGDETAPFFGFLGAAAALVFSCMGAAYGTAKSGVGVASMGVMRPELVMKSIVPVVMAGVLGIYGLIIAVIISTGINPKAKSYYLFDGYAHLSSGLACGLAGLSAGMAIGIVGDAGVRANAQQPKLFVGMILILIFAEALALYGLIVGIILSSRAGQSRAD
- the LOC101209079 gene encoding V-type proton ATPase 16 kDa proteolipid subunit; its protein translation is MSSAFSGDETAPFFGFLGAAAALVFSCMGAAYGTAKSGVGVASMGVMRPELVMKSIVPVVMAGVLGIYGLIIAVIISTGINPKAKSYYLFDGYAHLSSGLACGLAGLSAGMAIGIVGDAGVRANAQQPKLFVGMILILIFAEALALYGLIVGIILSSRAGQSRAD